The genomic segment ttctcTAGTCTAATCTCTCCACTGTACTCCACAAGGCAAGAAAGCTCTTTCTTGTGATCAACGGGAAATTGGTTTTAGAGAGTTGTTTCCAGGAATGGTTAGACTATTGATGGGAAGGAATAGAATGTAGAAGCAGCCAGGGAAATGATAAGCAcatcataaaaagaataacagggagggaaagaaggaagcaacaaaaaggagagaaagaaaaggataacaagggaaaggacaaaggagaaaaacagagtggaccatggaaaaaggaaggaaggtggaaGAAAAACACAGGCAGGGAGGGCAAGAACCAGAAATGATATGAATAATGGACATTTACAGGGTGTGAGGAGACATTGCCTTACGAAGGGCCCCAAAGAAGCCTGGGAAGGAGGATGAAGAGGACGGATAGTTCTGAGGCCAATAAAAGACAACCAGGCAAACCATGAAGATCGCATGTGCTCCTTGTAGAACAGTACATTTCTTTAGCGAAGGATTGTGCAAAATGACTCTtttagccacacacacacacacacaacacacacacacacaccacacacacacgcaagctGATCCTTGTGggctctgctttgttttttatgagCCCAAGTCCCTGCGAAATAGTCTTCTCATAGCTCCTTTCACATCTTTATTCCTCAGTGTGTAGATGAGAGGGTTGAGGGTTGGAGTCAGTACCGTGTAGAAGAGGGAGATGAATTTCCCAGAAGTATGGGCGTAAGAGCTGTTGGGCTGGATGTACACAGCGGTGATGGTCCCATAGAAGAGGGACACTACCATCACGTGGGATCCACATGTCCCCAGGGCTTTGCGCCAGGCCTGGACTGACTTGATCCTAGTAACTGCCTTGACGATGTGTCCATAGGACGTCAGTATCAGTGCTAAGGGCAAgaggagcaagaccagggatgcaATGAATAGCTGGACCTCATTGGTGTGGATGTCCACACACGCAAGCTTAATCATGGAAGGCacctcacagaagaaatgatggagCCGCCGGTGTCCACAGCGAGGCAGCCAGAGGGTGACAGTGCTCTGGATGACAGTGTTTCCTACTCCACTCAGCCATGCAACCcctgccagggcctggcacagccgTGGGTTCATCACAGCTGCATAGTGGAGAGGTTTGCAAACGGCAGCATGGCGGTCAAAAGCCATGACAGCCAGGAGAACACACTCAGTGGAGCCCAAAGCCAGGGAGACATAGAGCTGGACAGCACAGCCCAGGGCGGTTATGGTCTTGGCTGGTCCCCTGAGGTTCCACAGCAGCTGGGGGACAATACTGGTGGTAAAGCAGATATCAACTAGGGAGAGGTGggtgaggaaaaagtacatgggtgtttTGAGATTAGGGTCAATGGAAGCGATCAGAATGATGACTGTGTTTCCCACCAGAGTCAGGAGGTATGATGCCAAAACAACCCCGAAGAGTATCTTTTCCAGGCTGGGCTGATCCGAGAAGCCCACCGGGATGATGTTGTCTTCAACAGTGCTACTGTTCGTGCCCATCACCCTGCTCAGAATAAGGAGGAAAACACTGTAGGAATTTAGAGGAAGGATGTAGCTTTGGCCTCTGGCCACAATATCAACCTCTTAAAATTACTCTTTGAAGCACTAACTCTGGGAGAAATTACCGTGCCCGGGAGAATAAATCTCGGCAGTCTCCTTTAGAAGCTGCGGCAAAGGACAGAAAGGTCAGACACTGTACAGAGAGGCACGTGAAGGCTCATGGTAGAAGAAGGAGTTTACTTTGGAGATAACTCATAGGAAAGTGAGATAAAATTtatcacaggaaaaaataaaggaatagagagaatatcagaagaataaaatgcatttgattaATTGAGAGTTCATGTCAAATCATTCACACTAAATGGGGAAAACTCAGGGATACTGATGtgtaatatatgtacataatatttGTCAATAACATTTAACTTTTTCAACTATGATTTTGAAGTGAGCATTTTTTCCAGGATTTGCATTATATGCATGACCGTCAACTTCTGGAGAGGCATCATTTTTGagaggttatttttttattttttattttattttttattatttttttttaattttcccactgtacagcaagggggtcaggttatccttacatgtatacattacaattacagtttttcccccaaggAGAGGTTATTTTTTGCAATAACTTCTGGAGAGGttatttttcctgtaaaatgGCAAACATTAGGCTATTGaaagtaataatattaatatttagatCTAAATGTTTGGTCATTATAGGCACataatttcaaaaacatatttcCTTTAAGGATTGGTTAACTC from the Sus scrofa isolate TJ Tabasco breed Duroc unplaced genomic scaffold, Sscrofa11.1 Contig61, whole genome shotgun sequence genome contains:
- the LOC100154493 gene encoding olfactory receptor 2G3-like, giving the protein MGTNSSTVEDNIIPVGFSDQPSLEKILFGVVLASYLLTLVGNTVIILIASIDPNLKTPMYFFLTHLSLVDICFTTSIVPQLLWNLRGPAKTITALGCAVQLYVSLALGSTECVLLAVMAFDRHAAVCKPLHYAAVMNPRLCQALAGVAWLSGVGNTVIQSTVTLWLPRCGHRRLHHFFCEVPSMIKLACVDIHTNEVQLFIASLVLLLLPLALILTSYGHIVKAVTRIKSVQAWRKALGTCGSHVMVVSLFYGTITAVYIQPNSSYAHTSGKFISLFYTVLTPTLNPLIYTLRNKDVKGAMRRLFRRDLGS